The genomic window CATCCGGTATCGCACCTGTCACGTGCGTCGCACACCACGCGCGCGTATTGTCTCTTTGTTCAAAGCTGAGAATTCCCGTATTAGATGTCAGATCTGAGGTCTGAAATGTCCACTTTCCGGGGACCACATCTTTAGTTTGATCACATTTGCCTTTCCTCATGAAATAGTTTACGGAATCAATAAATATACAGTGATTTTCGAACATAAATTCACCGTTTTTTGAGAATTTAAATGAGTTTTCTGGTATGATTCTATATTTGAAACATGCATACGTCATCCCTATATAAACGTCATCGTTTAGAACAACAAGACAGGCTTTAGTTTTTAAATTGGTTATCTCCCCAAAGAATTCGGCGTCGATAGGGGGCACTTTTTGTTCCGGAAGTACGTTCTTGAGGAACCAACTGAACGGTTTACAATCCATACTTTTTAGCAAGCCTTTATGCATTATAATTGAATCCTGGTCAAATTCAGGAAGGACCCGGTTTCGTCCTGCAGTCGCCCTATAGAAGACTTCTTTATATTCGTCCATCCATATTTCTGCTACCCTCATAAGGTTTTTCAGGATGACGGTATGTCGATCGCCACCGAAACTGTAACTCTGGACGCCTAATTTGAAGAGATGGCCAACTTTGGAACAAGGGACGGTCAACACTCTCCCGGCACACAGCCAATTCTTGAAGGAAAGGTCAAAATGCTCCCCTCCCCAGATGTCAAGCCCCTGGTCGAAGCCTCCGATTTTGAAGAAGTGGTCCCTTCGAACGGCAATGGCGTTTCCCACCAGGACGGGTGTAATAAACGGCTCTGTTTTAGACTTCAACGCTAATTCAACGAATTCTGGAACCTCAAACCATGCATATCTGAAAAGAgcaaacaaattattaaaaatggtatatatcaatttgaattgaaaatggCCGCTTATTATATTAAACGATGGTTGTTAAAGAATATAACATCATAAATGAAGGAGCTTTTATTGATGGTGCCTTCAGCAGAACAGCAATTTGAgtcaacaacaacagcaacagaacaaaaacaacaacaacaaaaaaaatccactTGATAGTATGCAATCCTCATGTAGATGCATTGCaaataaaatactaaatatcacaaaatcatttattttcaaatttcaactAAATATGCCATTTTTACCCAAAAAATCACTCTTTCTGAAACATCTACTTCAATTTAATTGATTCCAATTTCACTATAAACTAATTTGTAAATCAGTTGGAGAAGATTTACATAAACTCAAAATCTGAAGTTTTTAACCCAgaaatacagtatacatgtaaaaGCATGTAATCTGTAGCGTGTGTTGAGATATTCCCGGTTTTGTTGAAATAGCATTGATTCTTTTTGAGAAACTGAGTTTAAAACGAAGCAAAAAATTCCAGATTCCAAGCATCCCTGAATTTCCAGAGTAACTGAACCATGAATTCTGGATTATATTCCGTAAATGAAGACTGAGATGTCAACTATGTGATCCAACGGTAAACCAAGTTCAGTTTAATTTGGACTGATATGCTTTCTGAACAACGGAAATAAACGCAAAACTTTgaagtgaaattttgaaatCGACGCCGGAAAAGTAACACCGAAGTAGCGTCCGATATAAGACATTAACATTACGCAGACGCAGTAGTATATACGATACTTCGCTTAGGACGACGGGAGTGACAtaaagggaacaaccaaccaatcgaaaaaaataaacttttgaaacatctcctgtgtatagaaagttgagctaGGGATGgaatgtctggcagccactgattggcaGGTATTTATGAAGTAACAAAAGCTATCCATAAGAAATTTTAATTGCAAATTGTGTAAGTCCGAttgaatttttttcccaaaagttcaggtaataataattaacaggtaaacatttcataATTCTGAGAATTTTTACTAggaaattcacccattttaaaaatggctaccctggaaaaaaattgagctgaaggaccgaacttttttttattacgtgttatatgagaccctatacttttgttataaaccataattgccataGTGAATTCAAGacttttaatgatatactccaaaacgttaacactaaagtttATGGAAAGACAGTTGGTTGCTTGGTCCCTCTAAGACACCAACATGAGGCCAACCGAGTGTCATATAAGACACCTGCCCGACGCCGACGCAGTCCCTTATAAGACAATTGCTAGACGCCGACGGATTGCTAAATAAGACACTTGCCCGATGCCGACGTAGTCCCTGATAAGACAATTGCTAGGCGCCGACGGAGTGCTAAATAAGACACTTGCCCGATGCCGACGTAGTCCCTTATAAGACAATTGCTAGACGCCGACGGAGTGCTAAATAAGACACTTGCGCGATGCCGACGTAGTCCCTTATAAGACAATTGCTAGGCGCCGACGGAGTGCTAAATAAGACACTTGCCCGAGGACGACGAAGTGCCATATGTGATACTTACCAGCTTGATTTAGAATATGATCTGATCCGACGAAATGCAATTTGAAAGCAGTACGCACTTCATGCAGACTTTATAACTAGGTACAACTTACCTGAGGTCCCATCCAAATCCTCCACGGGAGCGACGTTCGCCGTCCTTATAACTAAAATATTCCATTGTGTCAGCTTTTATTACATCAACATCCGGTTGTACAATTGCATTAGGCTCTTCATGGAGCGCGTGAAGCATAGGTTCCAGCCAGCGCGTGTTACACTCCATGTGGGCGTCAAAGAACACCAATACGTCACCGGTGGCATTTCCAGCACCAGCCATCCTCGACCTGACCAGACCCTCCCTCTCCTCGTTCCGTATCACCCTGGCTTTGGGTACCATGTACAAATACATATCTAGATCGCTCTGAAGATATGACATGGTGCTGGCGTCGTCTACGAGAATAACCTCCTTGAGGTTTTCCGTGGGCGACCTGTCTATAATACTATGGACAGTCCGGAGAAGAGTGGACAGAGCCTCGTTGTGGAAGATGGTCACTACGGATACTGTTATTGACGAATCGTATGGAAACTTGGTGTAATGACATTCCGGGTTCCTATTATCCGGAACTGGACGCCGGAGAGACAAAGTGTCTCCGAGAGATACGTTGTAGTTGAACTTAGCGGTGTCGATCCTCCCTCGATGACGATCGAGAATTCTTTGTAGAGTCTGATGTAGCTGTGCAGTGTATATATCGTCCTGCATGGCACCCAGCCtagatacaaagaaaaaatatctaCTATTATTACAGAATTATAGGAAATTACTCATAATCACGTTAATatcagtatttttgtttttatttttttttattctacccccccccccccccccccccccccccccctctcttaTTTATCGAGATATATCTCAAACCAATCGTTCAATTATAGCATTCATTCTTTTTCAGACTTTACGAATATGACAGCGTATTCGAAGATCCCATGTGAGTGTTTTGTTCTTAACCGGGGATGTTTTCAGGAAGCTGAGGTCATGACTATTTTAAATGCTGTTTTGGTGTGTAATTAGATGAAACACTTAACTCTCATCCCTATATCCCTCCCGACTGGGCTCTCTTTCaatgtatgttgttcagtgaggtagccacaaGCTACTACGTGCTCCATCTGAAATTGACACTGACTGTTTACGGGGCGATAAACAAAGCCAGTGAATATATCAGTATCCTAATATACTGGCAATGTTAATTACCCTTACAAATAGAGACGGATTGATTTACTGGAtcttaaattacatgtaatgaacggtttattatatatgtataacatattcatgcgtcaggtccctgtggtaaaATAATTCCAATGGACATACATTTCTCGTCCCGCGGTCCAGGCATTGTATTTATCACGTATATCATATGGACTTTGGACTGGGAATTTGTGCGAAGTCCACGTGAAATATGTCCATATATATAGCCTAGCCCCAAAGTcttgttttaaatcattttttatacGTTAACCTTCGCAAGGGCAGGTTccccttttatatatatatatatgatttttagTTCATTTGACTAGTGACTACCAGTGCAGACttttaagttattttttcatttttttttattgtctgCCCTTCAAACAAGGTCATTTCCCTAATTTAAGGTCAAAGGTACAAGTCTGGCATTGTGTTAACATTCTAGACAAGAGACCAGCCAATGCTATAATCTAATTTCCTGTTTTAAGCATTAACTCATATCATGATGCACCAAGCtgaattttaattgttttaattattcaCTGTGTTCTCCGCCatcttgtaaaataaaatatgttataatttgtatgtatatatattataatcctATATGCTGATGCATACggcaaaaataaagaaaatgcaaaacaaaaacaaaactctaATTTCGTTATTGACGTTTTATCTTAAACACCGGTACTGTActacctgtacctacatgttGTTTAACTATCGGGCAGTACAATTAATTGAACAATTGATTGTATCTTTgtatattacaaatgtataatgttgCCAAAGTGATGGGCGGTATATTGAATTACCTTTAGCGAAAGGGTTTAAATCTTTAACTGTAAATACGTTTTTGATCATCTTTATATTGTTTGTCTACCATCTTAAGAATATATGCTAATAGCACACGTACAACCCgtttaatgaataaattaataatatataaacgTTGTCAGCGACCCGAATTGTCCTCACGTGCTGCATTTTGACCGAGAAGTATCCCCGACACAGGGACTGGCACGATTTTCCATCCCattcatatattatattattataatatacatacaattaGTGCGAAGTCCCTGTGGTTTACACTAATAGCacactagcccgagtttcctcttaccctgacaccatgtctggcgTAGGGGCCCTACACCTggcatggtgtcagggccagaggaaactcgggctaatagTACACATGCTGTCCGGAGGACGCCAggcatattgaaaaaaaaatagaaaaaaaaaaaatgaaacgtGGAATCGGGATGTGTTGAAACAAATGAGGAGTAGATCATATAATTTAACAGATAGTGAACACAGGAACTCGGCATGAATTTACAACCCAGGGTTTGATATCTTTATCATATTAATACAGATAGTATGGGACATGGATTGTGTGTACCTAAACTCGATGCGTCAATACCCTGAGTTTACAGTTTACACTCACCTTGCTGTCTCGAAGCGTTGCATACTGACGGTGTCGCGAAGGTCCCCCTCCATCAGACGCGGGGAATTTGGCAGAGATACAAAGATAATCCATGTCTGTCCTACGACAAATAGAAGCAAAGCGGGTAGAAGTCCGCACCGCCTTACACGGCCCAACCTCGCCATCGTGTCACGCACGTTCGCACGTGTAATTGTTACGTGTACACACACGGAGGTCAACAAGGTACCAACAGGCACGGTAGGCCTGTTGTCATTAGAGAATATCCAGAAccaaattaaataagatatcttatatggatGTACTTTATGAGACAGcttttatgttttataagaTGTCTGATAAAAATAATGAGATACAAGAAAAAATTATGCGAAACGTTATTTCCTGAgcgagatatacatgtattagatattttatataataaggtatcttaaaacaaaataagatacatattataatatatccAATATActttgaaatatcttatataatttggttaagCACTGTTCAACATTATATTGCTCTATGAATAAATGACAAATTGGCTCTACCATACACCCTTACTTACCACCCCATATACCCAACCTAACTTCACGCTGTCACTGTGAGCACATACATCTTGAAGTAAAAAAATGAACTAGGGATTTCAATTTTATAGCATAAATGGAATTATGTTGTCCAATTTGACgaaaagtatgtaaatatataatgagAATCGGCCATTTTCGTAacatttgttttacaatttCGACAAAATGACCACCATTTCCTGGCCGAATTGACTTCCGTTATTACTCACGATTGCAAACTttaggttattttttttaaacaaaaaaatgttccGCCACTTTTGTCCACGGCTTATCTTAGGAAATGATCACcctactatacatacataatcaATATGATACATGTGTACTATACTCTGTTTTTTTTTCCGGGTCAACCATCCAAGATAGCCGACACTGCCTCTGATCGGCCGAAATCATATCCGGTAATAACGTCCGTTCTGTTTAATGTGACGTAATGAATCTTAGTGGAAATGATGATACCTAGACAGAGCTGGTTTTTCTTACAGAAAGAGAcgtcttttgttttatttacgaAATGGCCGCCCAACACAGGGTCCTGATTGTTcgaaatttaaatttcattcgATTTTAATGAACTAGGTAAGTATGTATATCATGGGTCACCGGTCACTTTCGTTTACCTCCgtatcaaattaaaatacaaGTTCCGTCATTTTCTGACCACCAATTGGTCAAAATTGATATACCTTCAGGTTACATGGTAATTAATACGTCCTAATTTAACTGTTTCTCATTCAGTTTTTACCGACTACACGACGGCtaagttttactgtacaccaaATCGTTCTAATTCGCCAGTCCATTGTTCAGGGACATTCTActtatgaatataaatatacgAAGTTCCGGCCCAgtccacagggacttggcacgaattCCCAACACACAGccatattatattattatagtatCATGTATACATACCGTTGGTTGGGGATAAGTGCCAAGTCCCTGAGTTCCAGTCTATAAATATTACCCATAAATAACTACATAGAGCGAATTCCCAATAAAGATTAAAcacattattacattttaagtaCTTTAATATACTTTACatgatttcaataatttttcaaACAAGTTTATACATGAATGACCAGTTCTGATAGGACGCCGCAAAATTAGCACTGTTGTTGCACTTTATAGCCTGTGCCATTTGTTCTTTGAAGTGGACGTTTGGTACAACACCCGTGACGTGTCGGACGCAAAGCATCTCAATACCGCCTGTTATCTCGAACATAAGAGTTCCAATCGACGAGACGGGATTTTCGGTCGGGAACAACCACCTTCCGGAAAGCACCCCGCGTGCCGCACCGCAAGTGCCTACTCTCAGAAAAAGGTTCTGGCTATCAACAAAGACACACTTCTCGTTGTATTTGAATTCACTATTCACTGTAAAGGTAAATGAATTGAAAGGAAGAATTCTGTACTTAAAACACTCGAATGTAATCCCTATGAACTGGTCATCCAAAACAGTAAAACATGCCGACGTTCTCACATTGGTTATCTCCCCGTAGAAAGCAGCGTCAACAGGGGGCACTTTCTGTTCCGGAAGTACGCTCTTAAGATACCAACGGAAAGGCTTACAATGTAAAGACTTTATGAAATCCTTCTGTCTTTTCAGAGATATTTGGTCAAGCTTAGGAAAGAAGGCATCTCGTGCTCGACtagttttgtaaaataaatctttatactCATCCATCCATATTTCCGCTACTCTCATCATATTTTTTCTTATAATGGTTTTGCGGTCACCATCGAAACTGTAACTTAAGCCCTCCTTGAAAAGATGTCCGACTTTGGAGCAAGGAACGGTGAGTACTCTCCCGGCACACAGCCAGTTCTTGAAGGACAGGTCAAAGTGCTCCCCTCCCCAGATGTCAAGCCCCTCGTCGAAGCCCCCGATCCTAAAGAAGTGATCCCTTCGGACGATGATGGCGTTCCCCACGAGGACAGGTGTAATGAATGGTGTAGTCCTGGATGTCATGGCC from Pecten maximus chromosome 1, xPecMax1.1, whole genome shotgun sequence includes these protein-coding regions:
- the LOC117337574 gene encoding inactive polypeptide N-acetylgalactosaminyltransferase-like protein 5, with translation MARLGRVRRCGLLPALLLFVVGQTWIIFVSLPNSPRLMEGDLRDTVSMQRFETARLGAMQDDIYTAQLHQTLQRILDRHRGRIDTAKFNYNVSLGDTLSLRRPVPDNRNPECHYTKFPYDSSITVSVVTIFHNEALSTLLRTVHSIIDRSPTENLKEVILVDDASTMSYLQSDLDMYLYMVPKARVIRNEEREGLVRSRMAGAGNATGDVLVFFDAHMECNTRWLEPMLHALHEEPNAIVQPDVDVIKADTMEYFSYKDGERRSRGGFGWDLRYAWFEVPEFVELALKSKTEPFITPVLVGNAIAVRRDHFFKIGGFDQGLDIWGGEHFDLSFKNWLCAGRVLTVPCSKVGHLFKLGVQSYSFGGDRHTVILKNLMRVAEIWMDEYKEVFYRATAGRNRVLPEFDQDSIIMHKGLLKSMDCKPFSWFLKNVLPEQKVPPIDAEFFGEITNLKTKACLVVLNDDVYIGMTYACFKYRIIPENSFKFSKNGEFMFENHCIFIDSVNYFMRKGKCDQTKDVVPGKWTFQTSDLTSNTGILSFEQRDNTRAWCATHVTGAIPDVHFKEQMAQALPCNNGSAYQVWSFMYRLADL
- the LOC117337583 gene encoding polypeptide N-acetylgalactosaminyltransferase 1-like, with the protein product MARSARATCRFRKLLSILLLFILGQTWIILMSLPQSFRQLEIESVELAQRHREVSHRLSVIEDQKYTSKLDRTLQTILARHQTSVDTKTFNYNISAGDSISVRRSIPDTRHPECLNISYPMETVLTVSVVVIFHNEALSTLLRTVHSIIDRSPAEALKEVILVDDASTIMYLWDDLDMYLSLVPKARVLRNHQRAGLVRSRMNGARNTTGDVLVFFDAHMECNTRWLEPLLHMLQAEPTAVLQPSVDIIAAKSMEYYAFNRGPRFRGGFGWDLRYAWFMVPEYLELAMTSRTTPFITPVLVGNAIIVRRDHFFRIGGFDEGLDIWGGEHFDLSFKNWLCAGRVLTVPCSKVGHLFKEGLSYSFDGDRKTIIRKNMMRVAEIWMDEYKDLFYKTSRARDAFFPKLDQISLKRQKDFIKSLHCKPFRWYLKSVLPEQKVPPVDAAFYGEITNVRTSACFTVLDDQFIGITFECFKYRILPFNSFTFTVNSEFKYNEKCVFVDSQNLFLRVGTCGAARGVLSGRWLFPTENPVSSIGTLMFEITGGIEMLCVRHVTGVVPNVHFKEQMAQAIKCNNSANFAASYQNWSFMYKLV